The Neospora caninum Liverpool complete genome, chromosome IV genome segment TCTATCCGCTTCTTCGGGGCTTTTTGGAAGTGGATGTGAGGTGTGCCTACAATAACCCACTCCACGAGTACTCGTGTCAACTTGCTGTAGACCGACGGGTCAGGACTAGGTGGTTTCCCCTAAATCTATTCGTTGTCTCCCACTATGGGGCACTATGTCTGGGCATCGAAAACTCCGCACGCACGTCAACCTTGAAAATATTCCCGGACGGCCAAGCATCGAGACGCTAACGGCAAGGAAGACGAGGTAATCTCACCTGAATAAGTGTATTCTACCCCACTTGGCCAGCAAATCCCCCGTCGTCAGGATATCAGCAAAATCGAGTCTCTGCATTTCCTTGACGTCAGCACCTGCCGCGAAAGCCTTCTCGCCGACGCCAGTGAGTACGACGCAGCGAACGCTGTCATCTAAGTTGACAGAAATGCCGTACACATCTGGAAAGGGGGCGGTTTTGCATCCGCAATAGTTCTCCCTAAGAGAGTCTCGTAGTGCCTTCGACTAACTACAAAACATGGATTGTTTCGTAGTGCGCGACCACCCCACATGTAACGGTTCGAAATTGCATTGTTCATTTGTTACAAGCTTCTACGCACCAGCATCCAGTTGTTGAAGAAGGTCTACGAGTTCATCGCAGAGAGCTAGGCAGAGCGCGTTCAGGGAATTTGGCCTGTTAAGCCTGTGCACATTGGAAAAGATGAGGGAAGCCCTGCTCGCAGTGCTTCACAACCAGTTTGCCGCCTTTGCAAGAAGCGTGTAAGTTGCCAGCACTTTTTTACTCATCTCAGGAATGTACGATCGGAACAATGAGGGCAAAAAACGGGCACAACGGCGCGCCTGCCGTGAATGTGTACGGGGTCTACCAGTAGCTTTACAGCCCGATAATGGTACACTGGATTACCCTCCGCTTATTATAACCAAAGGATGAACGCAAAAGCATTCTTCCCTTGGGACATGTGGCCTTCGAACCCGACCACAACACCTGGGTATAAATTATTTAGCTGGACGATCCGCGTGTTTGAGGAATGCGACCAAACAGCTTTCGCTGGTCTAAAACACAGCGGTCGGCGTTCGGCAGGCAAGCCCGTACTTTATTATCGTCACTGCAGGAACGTCGCTCAGCTTTTCGACGGCCAAGTATCGGAACTGAGCAGAAGGAATAGCTGTCTGCTTAGTACCCTCCATTTTGTTGTTAGAAGTGAAGAAACGGTAACCTCCCTTTAGCGTCGGAGTCGGAGTCTTCCTCACAACGGAGGAGCATGACAGGGGTATTGGGGACACTAGGCATGAGAAATCACATGCAGCCGTCTTCGGCATACTCTGGGCAAAGCAAGAAGTCAATGCACTGACACCGGTTCCAAATACCCTAGAAGGCTCCTGCACCGCAAAAGCGTACATCTCGGCGTACAAATGTCGCCCCTTCCCAAAAATGCGGCTTTGCGAGAACGAGAGCGCGTCGCCGAAGTTTCTGGAAAAGGCTGCCATCACTGAGAGTCACTTCACACTGTTTCGGATAGATAAGCAAGTGGTAGACGTCGGGTAATTACTTCCGACCACGATTCCTTTGCGCCTTCCTGTCAAGGGCAAACGCCGTAATACCGGTACGAAACAGCCACACACAGTGGCGGGCAGTCGCAGCGGATCATCAGGGAGCGCCCGCGCCGCGGAAACGGACCTATCAGTTCTTCATCCTTCGCTAGAGTGTGTGCCTTTTCTTGGGGAGCAGATCAGCTCTCCTCGTTAACAAGTGACAAATAGCCGGGTGCCTGGCAGCTCAGGGATTTATGTGGctgtctcttgtcttttcccttttttcatTCTGTTATTTTTCATGCAGCACGCCAGCACATATATGTGGAAATATACCGACCAGATCGATGAATGAATTCGTGCTAGTTGCACGAGTTAACACCCTAGCGGAACTAGCTAGCGCTtaacgcgagaggagcgcatgcagcagatTTCCAGTGTTTCCCCGTTCGTTATTATGATTTGAATCCGCCGTGACTAAAGACATGAGTATATGACAAGATTTTGCAGTTTATGAACGACTTCCTCCCAGTGGAGTGTAAACACGCGGATCGGCCTTAGACATATTAAAATGAGCGCATGTAGACTAGTCTTGAACACATCACTCGTCACGTACCGTGCTCGTCCAGGCGGGCATTAATCCAAGCCCTATTGCAGTCGTCGCCCCTCTAGAGGGCCGAACAGCAATCGGAGGTTAATAAGAAAAACTGTACCTTATGTGCATGAAGGATAGAAGGGATTCTACACATagtggagagaacgagcaCCGCCTGCTCTCACGTGAATAATTCTGCCATATTGGCAAACCTCAGCGACTAAACGCATGTCCGCCTGCCAATGGAGTTAGCGGCCGGCCGCGTGTGCCTGCAGTGCTTGAGGCCAGTCCCTCCACAAATATCCGAGCTGTTGGCATAGCATCGCCAGCCTTTTAGTACCACAGCACCGGCAACCATTTATTCTTCTGTATTAATGCCAGGAATGCTCAGTGTTTTCGGTCCTTCGTCCTCTGAGCTGCAGGGGCAAGGTCCTGTAACTACTTACAGTAAGATCTCCCGCAGCGATGAATCCAATACCTGTTGTTGCTACGGTCTCCTCGCAATGGATTGGGCAATTGAATGTCTGTCGAACAAAACAGCTCCTTCTTCAGCAatcgagcagagagagccaAAGAAGCTCCACGAACAGAGCGAGCACACCAGGCACTAGGCACCAACCTATTTTTATGCCGGTGTGGCAACATAAAAAAAAACGCAAATGCCTTGGGACCATACAGCGCCACGTTACGCCATTGCGGGTTCCACAAGTGGTACCGACTTCCCAAGATTTACCCTCATCTGGTTCAACACTACATATCCACTCACTGCGGTTACCTTTTCTTATCCTATGATAATGATCGAACTCGAAAGCAGGGGGTTCCAGTTCCAGGCAGtgtggagacaaaacgacgACTGGGCAACCCGAAAAAATGACGGACTTAACAGGCACCTCATACCTCATCTTGCGATTGCAGAAATATGCAAAATTTCCTTTTCAAGTGCACCTCGTCGGTATGACAAATTGTTATAGCTAGCAACTTCGAGCAGCCATGCCGGAGCTCACCCCTTTAGTAGGTGCCTCGTCTGGGACCCAAATTTCGGACAGTTCGACCTCTCAGGCAAGCGCAATCGAAAACAACTGGGCGCCATTTTCGGTAGACAGCTACTTCAAAGTGAATAAAAAAATCAATAGTATATTGATTGTATCATGTGGATGACACCACATGGCACAATCGATAGGAATCCATGCCAGTCAACCGTCAGGAGGAACCAGCTCCAGCCGCCACACCCCACGTGCTGCTTTGCACGGTACCGCGAGACGGGAAGTGTGTttcaaagaaaaggggaggggTGCTGCTGCTACCTTCTTAGCCGATCCGTAGACGTCATCCTGGTAGCCGAGAATAGACAATGGTGTGGTCATTTGGAAGCTCATTCATTATACGTTACACCCCAGATCCGCTACTCAGAATAGTATTTCTTCGTTTCCTATGAATTTTACCCGGCTACTCTAGATTGGAGGGTACGGACCTCTGCAATGTCACATATGTCACGGCAATCTTCTATAACTACTCCGTATGTCTGAAACTTCTCAAGACATGACACTCACTATCAATATTAGTGCGGTACACGTGTGGAAGCAAAGCAAGCACATTCTCGGCTCTGCTCATAATAGCGGATGTATCTGACCGGAACTAATTCCGTGTCATGAATTTT includes the following:
- a CDS encoding putative enoyl-CoA hydratase/isomerase family domain-containing protein; this encodes MEGTKQTAIPSAQFRYLAVEKLSDVPAVTIIKENYCGCKTAPFPDVYGISVNLDDSVRCVVLTGVGEKAFAAGADVKEMQRLDFADILTTGDLLAKWGRIHLFRKPIVCAVNGYALGGGCELAMMCDVVIASTEAMFGQPEVRIGTIPVMAAKECVNRAYEMPLQEGLLFERRLFHATFAYEDRREGMTAFVEKRPPQWHHK